Proteins encoded by one window of Kribbella flavida DSM 17836:
- a CDS encoding acyl-CoA carboxylase subunit beta, with protein MGETVNIHTTAGKLADLEHRLDEAVHAGSERAVDKQHARGKKTARERIALLLDEGSFSELDEFARHRSTAFGLDANRPYGDGVVTGFGTIDGRQVCVFAQDFTVFGGSLGEVFGEKIVKVMDLAMKIGCPLIGINDSGGARIQEGVVSLGLYGEIFRRNVRASGVIPQISLIMGPCAGGAVYSPAVTDFTVMVDESSYMFITGPDVIKTVTGEDVSQEELGGARTHNTRSGNAHYLGSDEEDAIDWVKALVAHLPQNNLEDPPAYDEVADLTAGETDLALDTLIPDSPNQPYDMHTVIEAVVDDGDFLEVQTLFAPNIVVGFGRVEGRPVGVVANQPLQFAGTLDIDASEKAARFVRTCDAFNVPILTFVDVPGFLPGTDQEWNGIIRRGAKLIYAYAEATVPMITVITRKAYGGAYDVMGSKHLGADMNIAWPTAQIAVMGAQGAVNILHRRELAAADDVEARRQQLITEYEDTLANPYVAAERGYIDAVIRPSETRAEIVRALRLLRTKRDTLPPKKHGNIPL; from the coding sequence ATGGGAGAGACCGTGAACATCCACACCACCGCCGGGAAGCTCGCGGACCTGGAGCACCGGCTCGACGAGGCCGTGCACGCGGGGTCGGAGCGCGCGGTGGACAAGCAGCACGCGCGGGGCAAGAAGACCGCGCGGGAGCGGATCGCGCTGCTGCTGGACGAGGGGTCCTTCTCGGAGCTGGACGAGTTCGCCCGGCACCGGTCCACCGCCTTCGGCCTGGACGCGAACCGCCCGTACGGCGACGGCGTGGTGACCGGCTTCGGCACCATCGACGGCCGCCAGGTGTGCGTGTTCGCGCAGGACTTCACCGTCTTCGGCGGCAGCCTGGGCGAGGTGTTCGGCGAGAAGATCGTCAAGGTGATGGACCTGGCGATGAAGATCGGTTGCCCGCTGATCGGCATCAACGACTCCGGCGGCGCCCGGATCCAGGAGGGCGTGGTCTCGCTCGGCCTGTACGGCGAGATCTTCCGCCGCAACGTGCGCGCGTCCGGGGTGATCCCGCAGATCTCGCTGATCATGGGGCCGTGCGCGGGCGGCGCGGTCTACTCCCCGGCGGTCACCGACTTCACCGTGATGGTGGACGAGTCGTCGTACATGTTCATCACCGGCCCGGACGTGATCAAGACCGTCACCGGCGAGGACGTCAGCCAGGAGGAACTCGGCGGCGCCCGGACGCACAACACCCGGTCCGGCAACGCGCACTACCTGGGCAGCGACGAGGAGGACGCGATCGACTGGGTGAAGGCCCTGGTCGCGCACCTGCCACAGAACAACCTGGAGGACCCGCCGGCCTACGACGAGGTCGCCGACCTGACCGCCGGGGAGACCGACCTGGCGCTGGACACGCTGATCCCGGACTCTCCGAACCAGCCGTACGACATGCACACGGTGATCGAGGCGGTCGTCGACGACGGCGACTTCCTCGAGGTGCAGACGCTGTTCGCGCCGAACATCGTGGTCGGCTTCGGCCGGGTCGAGGGCCGCCCGGTCGGCGTGGTCGCGAACCAGCCGCTGCAGTTCGCCGGCACGCTCGACATCGACGCCTCCGAGAAGGCGGCCCGGTTCGTCCGGACCTGCGACGCGTTCAACGTGCCGATCCTGACCTTCGTCGACGTGCCGGGCTTCCTGCCGGGCACCGACCAGGAGTGGAACGGCATCATCCGGCGCGGCGCGAAGCTGATCTACGCCTACGCCGAGGCCACCGTGCCGATGATCACCGTGATCACCCGCAAGGCCTACGGCGGCGCGTACGACGTGATGGGCAGCAAGCACCTCGGCGCCGACATGAACATCGCCTGGCCGACCGCGCAGATCGCCGTGATGGGCGCACAGGGTGCGGTGAACATCCTGCACCGGCGGGAACTCGCCGCGGCCGACGACGTCGAGGCGCGCCGGCAGCAGCTAATCACGGAGTACGAGGACACACTGGCCAACCCGTACGTCGCGGCCGAGCGCGGCTACATCGACGCGGTGATCCGGCCGAGCGAGACCCGCGCCGAGATCGTCCGGGCGCTGCGGCTGCTGCGCACCAAGCGCGACACCCTGCCGCCGAAGAAGCACGGCAACATCCCCCTCTGA
- a CDS encoding MFS transporter small subunit gives MNQTPRLVVSWLLVAVLLGYGVIQTLMTAVKLFTH, from the coding sequence ATGAACCAGACCCCTCGACTCGTCGTCTCCTGGCTGCTCGTCGCGGTCCTGCTCGGCTACGGCGTCATCCAGACGCTGATGACCGCGGTCAAGCTCTTCACTCACTGA
- a CDS encoding phosphoenolpyruvate carboxylase, whose protein sequence is MTETGSQASARTRTRARFEVPEELRADVRLLGEILGRVLVEYAGQPLLDDVEKLRELTIAGDGEAAEQLVASWPHERAEDVARAFTCYFHLTNLSEELHRARVLRERDRSGDAPAVSELAQAVERISADAGEQQARALLNGLEFRPVLTAHPTEARRRAVLATIRRISSLLEERNDPRAGDSELAENRRRLVEQVDILWRTSQLRTSRPTPLDEVRSAMAVFEETLFDVVGNVYRRLDDALAGDAAGTRPPVVAPFVRLGSWIGGDRDGNPNVTAAITREAMQIQADHVLRALEQATDELGRALTLDAATTPPSAPVRRILEDARAANPALIADIETRSPSEPHRQLLLLAARRLAATRSRDADFGYPRAADFLHELKVLQDSLVSAGAPRQAYGQLQQLIWQVSSFGFHLAELEVRQHSSVHAKALEEVLGGGELSDQTEEVLATLRVIGQIQQRFGPEACRRYVVSFTRSAADLAAVYELADAAMDGRPIELDVVPLFETGEDLQNSVEVLDNAIQLTRVRHRLTANDRRFEVMLGYSDSAKDVGPVSATLALYDAQARITAWAQRNAIRLTLFHGRGGALGRGGGPANRAVLAQAPGSVGGRFKLTEQGEAIPARYGNAPIAQRHIEQVTAATLLASTPAVEDRAAAAANRFAVVEKTLDEAARTAYHRLVKADGFAEWFGRVTPLEELGQLPLGSRPARRGVAVSSLEDLRAIPWVFAWSQARVNAPGWYGLGSALAAVGDVAVLQDANKNWPLFQVMLENAEMSLAKTDRRILGRYLELGDRPDLSQLMLDEHALTTEWVLKVLDGDRLLAGRRVLGRAVELRNPYVDALSYLQLRALRDLRTDDSLDEQQIVRTRRLLLLTVSGVAAGLQNTG, encoded by the coding sequence GTGACCGAGACCGGAAGTCAGGCGAGCGCCCGCACCCGTACCCGCGCACGTTTCGAAGTCCCCGAGGAGCTACGCGCCGACGTACGCCTGCTCGGCGAGATCCTGGGCCGCGTACTGGTCGAGTACGCCGGCCAGCCGCTGCTGGACGACGTGGAGAAGCTGCGCGAGCTGACCATCGCCGGGGACGGTGAGGCCGCCGAGCAACTGGTCGCCTCCTGGCCGCACGAGCGGGCCGAGGACGTTGCCCGGGCCTTCACCTGCTACTTCCACCTGACCAACCTCAGCGAGGAGCTGCACCGCGCCCGCGTCCTGCGGGAGCGTGACCGCTCCGGCGACGCCCCGGCGGTGTCGGAGCTCGCGCAGGCGGTCGAGCGGATCTCCGCCGACGCCGGCGAGCAGCAGGCCCGTGCCCTGCTCAACGGGCTGGAGTTCCGCCCGGTGCTGACGGCCCACCCGACCGAGGCCCGGCGGCGGGCCGTGCTGGCGACCATCCGGCGGATCTCCTCGCTGCTGGAGGAGCGCAACGACCCGCGCGCCGGCGACAGCGAGCTGGCCGAGAACCGGCGCCGCCTGGTCGAGCAGGTCGACATCCTCTGGCGGACCTCGCAGCTGCGCACCAGCCGGCCGACCCCGCTGGACGAGGTCCGCTCGGCGATGGCGGTGTTCGAGGAGACGCTGTTCGATGTCGTCGGCAACGTCTACCGCCGGCTCGACGACGCGCTGGCCGGGGACGCGGCCGGGACCCGGCCGCCGGTGGTCGCGCCGTTCGTGCGGCTGGGCTCCTGGATCGGCGGCGACCGCGACGGCAACCCGAACGTCACCGCCGCGATCACCCGCGAGGCGATGCAGATCCAGGCCGACCACGTCCTGCGGGCGCTGGAGCAGGCCACCGACGAGCTCGGCCGGGCGCTGACCCTGGACGCCGCGACCACTCCGCCGTCCGCCCCGGTCCGGCGGATCCTGGAGGACGCCCGCGCGGCCAACCCGGCGCTGATCGCCGACATCGAGACCCGGTCGCCGTCCGAGCCGCACCGGCAGCTCCTGCTGCTCGCAGCGCGCCGCCTGGCCGCCACCCGGTCCCGGGACGCCGACTTCGGTTACCCGCGCGCGGCGGACTTCCTGCACGAGCTGAAGGTGCTCCAGGACTCCCTGGTGTCGGCCGGAGCGCCCCGCCAAGCGTACGGGCAGCTCCAGCAGCTCATCTGGCAGGTCAGCTCGTTCGGCTTCCACCTGGCCGAGCTGGAGGTGCGCCAGCACTCGTCGGTGCACGCCAAGGCGCTGGAGGAGGTCCTGGGCGGTGGCGAGCTGTCCGACCAGACCGAGGAGGTGCTGGCGACGCTGCGTGTGATCGGGCAGATCCAGCAGCGCTTCGGCCCCGAGGCCTGCCGCCGGTACGTCGTGAGCTTCACCCGGAGCGCCGCCGACCTGGCCGCCGTGTACGAGCTGGCCGACGCGGCGATGGACGGGCGGCCGATCGAGCTGGACGTCGTACCGCTGTTCGAGACCGGTGAGGACCTGCAGAACTCGGTGGAGGTGCTGGACAACGCGATCCAGCTCACCCGGGTCCGGCACCGGCTCACCGCCAACGACCGGCGCTTCGAGGTGATGCTGGGCTACTCCGACTCCGCCAAGGACGTCGGGCCCGTCTCGGCCACCCTGGCCCTGTACGACGCGCAGGCGCGGATCACCGCGTGGGCGCAGCGCAACGCGATCCGGCTGACCCTGTTCCACGGCCGCGGCGGTGCGCTCGGCCGGGGCGGCGGTCCGGCCAACCGGGCGGTGCTCGCGCAGGCGCCCGGCTCGGTCGGCGGGCGGTTCAAGCTCACCGAGCAGGGCGAGGCGATCCCGGCCCGGTACGGCAACGCCCCGATCGCGCAGCGGCACATCGAGCAGGTCACGGCCGCGACGCTGCTCGCCTCCACCCCGGCGGTCGAGGACCGGGCCGCGGCGGCCGCCAACCGGTTCGCCGTGGTGGAGAAGACGCTCGACGAGGCGGCCCGGACGGCGTACCACCGGCTGGTCAAGGCCGACGGGTTCGCGGAGTGGTTCGGCCGGGTGACCCCGCTGGAGGAGCTCGGTCAGCTGCCGCTCGGCTCCCGCCCGGCCCGGCGGGGGGTCGCGGTGTCGTCGCTGGAGGATCTGCGGGCGATCCCGTGGGTCTTCGCCTGGTCGCAGGCCCGGGTGAACGCGCCGGGCTGGTACGGCCTCGGCTCGGCACTCGCGGCGGTCGGCGACGTCGCCGTGCTGCAGGACGCGAACAAGAACTGGCCGCTGTTCCAGGTGATGCTGGAGAACGCGGAGATGTCGCTGGCGAAGACCGACCGGCGCATCCTGGGCCGCTACCTCGAGCTCGGCGACCGGCCGGACCTGTCCCAGCTGATGCTGGACGAGCACGCGCTGACCACCGAGTGGGTGCTGAAGGTGCTCGACGGCGACCGGCTGCTGGCCGGCCGGCGGGTCCTGGGACGCGCGGTCGAGCTGCGCAACCCGTACGTCGACGCGCTGAGCTACCTGCAGCTGCGGGCCCTGCGCGACCTGCGCACCGACGACTCGCTGGACGAGCAGCAGATCGTGCGGACGCGCCGGCTGCTGCTGCTCACCGTCTCGGGTGTTGCTGCCGGTCTGCAGAACACCGGCTGA
- a CDS encoding OFA family MFS transporter, translating to MGILSVLDREHTVAPAGYSRWLIPPAALAVHLCIGQAYATSVYKTSLVQHFGTGQTAIGVVFSIAIVMLGLSAAVGGTWVERNGPRKAMFVSACFWAAGFLVGALGIGTGQLWIVYLGYGVIGGIGLGIGYISPVSTLIKWFPDRPGLATGLAIMGFGGGALVASPLSRQLLSLYDDSYDPGNSASVAGGGALVALFLTLGIGYFVIMMFGVFTIRVPAEGWKPDGFDPSAVRQKSLVTTASVSAANAIKTPQFWCLWVVLLCNVTAGIGILEQASPMIQDFFRGGDGKSSVAVAAAAGFVGLLSIFNMAGRFAWSTTSDVIGRKPIYALYLGVGIVAYALLATVGHTSTAVFVLLAAVILSFYGGGFATVPAYLRDLFGTYQVGAIHGRLLTAWSVAGVTGPLIINGFLDREGKPGTLTAGAYRPALFTMVGVLAVGFVANLLIRPVAERFHEKTSTETAEATR from the coding sequence ATGGGCATCTTGTCGGTTCTCGATCGGGAGCACACGGTCGCACCCGCGGGCTACAGCCGCTGGCTGATCCCGCCGGCCGCCCTGGCCGTGCACCTGTGCATCGGCCAGGCCTACGCGACCTCGGTCTACAAGACGTCGCTGGTGCAGCACTTCGGCACCGGCCAGACCGCGATCGGCGTGGTGTTCAGCATCGCGATCGTGATGCTCGGGCTGTCGGCCGCGGTCGGCGGCACCTGGGTCGAGCGCAACGGGCCGCGCAAGGCCATGTTCGTCTCCGCCTGCTTCTGGGCCGCCGGCTTCCTGGTCGGTGCCCTCGGCATCGGTACCGGCCAGCTCTGGATCGTCTATCTCGGCTACGGCGTGATCGGCGGCATCGGCCTCGGCATCGGCTACATCTCGCCGGTGTCCACGCTGATCAAGTGGTTCCCGGACCGCCCGGGCCTGGCCACCGGGCTCGCGATCATGGGTTTCGGCGGCGGCGCGCTGGTCGCCAGCCCGCTGTCGCGCCAACTGCTCAGCCTGTACGACGACAGCTACGACCCGGGCAACTCGGCCTCGGTCGCCGGCGGCGGCGCGCTGGTCGCGCTGTTCCTCACCCTGGGCATCGGCTACTTCGTGATCATGATGTTCGGCGTGTTCACCATCAGGGTCCCCGCCGAGGGCTGGAAGCCGGACGGTTTCGACCCGTCGGCGGTTCGGCAGAAATCGCTCGTCACCACCGCCAGCGTCTCCGCCGCGAACGCGATCAAGACTCCGCAGTTCTGGTGCCTGTGGGTGGTCCTGCTCTGCAACGTGACCGCGGGCATCGGCATTCTCGAGCAGGCCAGCCCGATGATCCAGGACTTCTTCCGCGGCGGTGACGGCAAGTCCTCGGTCGCGGTCGCCGCAGCGGCCGGCTTCGTCGGGCTGCTGTCGATCTTCAACATGGCCGGCCGATTCGCCTGGTCGACCACCTCGGACGTCATCGGCCGCAAGCCGATCTACGCGCTGTACCTCGGGGTCGGCATCGTCGCCTACGCCCTGCTGGCCACCGTCGGGCACACCAGTACGGCGGTCTTCGTGCTGCTGGCCGCGGTCATCCTGTCCTTCTACGGCGGCGGTTTCGCCACCGTGCCGGCGTACCTGCGGGACCTGTTCGGGACCTACCAGGTCGGCGCGATCCATGGCCGGCTGCTGACCGCCTGGTCGGTTGCTGGGGTGACCGGGCCGCTGATCATCAACGGCTTCCTGGACCGGGAGGGCAAACCGGGCACGCTGACCGCGGGAGCCTACCGGCCGGCGCTGTTCACCATGGTCGGGGTGCTGGCGGTCGGCTTCGTCGCCAACCTGCTGATCCGGCCGGTGGCCGAGCGGTTCCACGAGAAGACCAGCACCGAGACCGCGGAGGCGACCCGATGA
- a CDS encoding DUF885 domain-containing protein has protein sequence MTDATTPTSPIDQISERFFEQYLELMPTSATFAGVEGYDHRLPDHSPAGYQALIELNRRTLAEASAVQPASPREEVAKDALLERLGLELETYEAGVPQSQVNALTSVPAEIRQVFDLMPTATESDWETIAIRLNQIGTTLDGFRESLLDQAARGQVSAVRQVNDLATRIASWTGAEGDDYFAGLAARAPDTAIKATVEAAAAAARTAYDQFGQWLTTELAPQAPARDACGREIYQLASRNFLGAAVDLDETYAWGWQELARIDQEMQGIAASLNGGDRSIVAAAELLDNDPARKIHGKEAFRDWMQQLADAAVEELAGEHFDIPDAIKKIECMIAPTSDGSIYYTGPSEDLTTRPGQMWWAVPSGVEDFATWREVTTVYHEGVPGHHLQVAQTMLRADKLNRWQRIGCWVSGHGEGWALYAERLMEELGYLEEPGARLGMLDAQGFRAARVIVDIGMHLELEIPRDNPLGFRPGERWNAELGFEFLRAYSRMETEFLRAELNRYLGWPGQAPSYKVGERIWLQAREEARQRQGAAFDLRTFHRDALDLGSLGLDPLRRALARL, from the coding sequence GTGACGGACGCGACCACACCGACCAGCCCGATCGACCAGATCTCCGAGCGGTTCTTCGAGCAGTACCTCGAGCTGATGCCGACCTCGGCGACGTTCGCGGGCGTCGAGGGCTACGACCACCGGCTGCCGGACCACTCGCCGGCCGGGTACCAGGCGCTGATCGAGCTGAACCGGCGCACGCTGGCCGAGGCGTCGGCCGTGCAGCCGGCGAGCCCGCGCGAGGAGGTCGCCAAGGACGCGCTGCTGGAGCGGCTCGGGCTGGAGCTGGAGACGTACGAGGCGGGCGTGCCGCAGTCGCAGGTCAACGCGCTGACCTCGGTGCCGGCCGAGATCCGCCAGGTGTTCGACCTGATGCCGACCGCGACCGAGTCGGACTGGGAGACCATCGCGATCCGGCTCAACCAGATCGGTACGACGCTGGACGGGTTCCGCGAGTCGCTGCTCGACCAGGCCGCCCGCGGGCAGGTCTCCGCCGTCCGGCAGGTGAACGACCTGGCCACCCGGATCGCCAGCTGGACCGGGGCCGAGGGCGACGACTACTTCGCCGGCCTGGCCGCGCGGGCGCCGGACACCGCGATCAAGGCCACCGTCGAGGCGGCCGCGGCGGCGGCGCGCACGGCGTACGACCAGTTCGGGCAGTGGCTGACCACCGAGCTCGCCCCGCAGGCACCGGCCCGGGACGCCTGCGGCCGGGAGATCTACCAGCTGGCCTCGCGCAACTTCCTCGGCGCGGCCGTCGACCTCGACGAGACCTACGCGTGGGGCTGGCAGGAGCTGGCCCGGATCGATCAGGAGATGCAGGGCATCGCCGCGTCGCTGAACGGCGGCGACCGCAGCATCGTCGCCGCGGCCGAGCTGCTCGACAACGACCCGGCCCGCAAGATCCACGGCAAGGAGGCGTTCCGCGACTGGATGCAGCAGCTCGCCGACGCCGCCGTCGAGGAGCTGGCCGGCGAGCACTTCGACATCCCGGACGCGATCAAGAAGATCGAGTGCATGATCGCGCCGACCTCCGACGGGTCGATCTACTACACCGGTCCCAGCGAGGACCTGACCACCCGGCCCGGCCAGATGTGGTGGGCGGTGCCGAGCGGCGTCGAGGACTTCGCCACCTGGCGCGAGGTCACCACCGTCTACCACGAGGGCGTTCCGGGCCACCACCTCCAGGTCGCGCAGACGATGCTGCGGGCCGACAAGCTGAACCGCTGGCAGCGGATCGGCTGCTGGGTCTCCGGCCACGGCGAGGGCTGGGCCCTGTACGCCGAACGCCTGATGGAGGAGCTCGGCTACCTGGAGGAACCGGGCGCGCGGCTCGGCATGCTCGACGCGCAGGGGTTCCGCGCGGCCCGGGTGATCGTCGACATCGGCATGCACCTGGAGCTGGAGATCCCGCGGGACAACCCGCTCGGCTTCCGGCCGGGCGAGCGCTGGAACGCCGAGCTCGGGTTCGAGTTCCTGCGGGCGTACTCGCGGATGGAGACCGAGTTCCTGCGCGCCGAGCTGAACCGGTACCTCGGCTGGCCCGGGCAGGCGCCGTCGTACAAGGTCGGTGAGCGGATCTGGCTGCAGGCGCGGGAAGAGGCCAGGCAGCGGCAGGGCGCCGCGTTCGACCTGCGGACCTTCCACCGCGACGCCCTCGACCTCGGCTCGCTCGGGCTCGACCCGCTGCGTCGCGCCCTCGCCCGCCTGTGA
- a CDS encoding PH domain-containing protein has product MAISAKLLGEDEYVVVSTRTHWKALIFPVFLLLVVAAGGGFLAAIVPDGGLQTPARLAIGVIGLLVLAVFGAKPFLNWFFSSYTLTNRRLITRHGILTRTGRDIPLMRINDVSYEHGLIDRMLGCGTLQIQSASEGGHVVLPDVPNVEQMHLKMSDLLFGGPDGKPGDGYLDDETPPAHQRVRPATERRPAVEPDAETLFSSEDPDRR; this is encoded by the coding sequence ATGGCGATCTCGGCGAAGTTGTTGGGTGAGGACGAGTACGTCGTCGTCAGCACCCGGACGCACTGGAAGGCACTGATCTTCCCGGTCTTCCTGCTTCTGGTGGTGGCGGCCGGCGGCGGATTCCTGGCCGCGATCGTGCCGGACGGCGGCCTGCAGACACCCGCCCGGCTTGCGATCGGCGTGATCGGCCTGCTGGTGCTGGCGGTGTTCGGCGCCAAACCGTTCCTGAACTGGTTCTTCTCCAGTTACACGCTGACCAACCGGCGGCTGATCACCCGGCACGGCATCCTGACCCGGACCGGTCGCGACATCCCGCTGATGCGGATCAACGACGTCTCCTACGAACACGGGCTGATCGACCGAATGCTCGGCTGCGGCACGCTGCAGATCCAGTCGGCCAGCGAGGGCGGTCACGTGGTGCTGCCCGACGTGCCGAACGTCGAGCAGATGCACCTGAAGATGTCCGACCTGCTCTTCGGCGGTCCGGACGGCAAGCCCGGCGACGGCTACCTCGACGACGAGACGCCGCCGGCCCACCAGCGCGTCCGCCCGGCGACCGAGCGACGCCCGGCCGTCGAGCCGGACGCGGAGACGCTGTTCAGCTCCGAGGACCCCGACCGCCGCTGA
- a CDS encoding biotin--[acetyl-CoA-carboxylase] ligase, whose translation MFGDLERPPLDEKFLRGRLVRPGSLWTQVDVLTETPSTNAVVAAAAASGAPEGLVVTAEYQSSGRGRLGRTWTTPPRSALLTSVLLRPATVPAVRWPWLGLLVPLAVASAVRRVAEIPAQVKWPNDVLVEDRKLAGILLERVDGPAVIVGMGLNVTLRADERPHAAATSLALEGAATTDRATVLAATLRELATRYQEWVDADGDPAVVLPDYQELSATFGRRVRVELPDGRFLEGTASGLDTDGRLVLDTADGPRPLAAGDVTHLRVSE comes from the coding sequence ATGTTCGGCGATCTGGAGCGCCCGCCGCTGGACGAGAAGTTCCTGCGCGGGCGCCTGGTCCGACCGGGTTCGCTGTGGACGCAGGTCGACGTACTGACCGAGACACCGTCGACCAACGCGGTCGTAGCCGCTGCTGCCGCCTCTGGTGCCCCGGAGGGCCTGGTGGTGACAGCGGAGTACCAGTCGTCCGGCCGTGGCCGGCTGGGGCGGACGTGGACGACTCCGCCGCGATCAGCACTGCTCACGTCGGTCCTGCTGCGCCCGGCGACGGTTCCCGCGGTCCGCTGGCCGTGGCTGGGCCTGCTCGTACCGCTCGCGGTCGCCTCCGCCGTACGCCGGGTGGCCGAGATCCCGGCGCAGGTGAAGTGGCCCAACGACGTCCTGGTGGAGGATCGCAAGCTGGCCGGCATCCTGCTGGAGCGGGTCGACGGGCCGGCCGTGATCGTCGGCATGGGACTGAACGTCACGTTGCGAGCGGACGAGCGCCCGCACGCCGCGGCGACCTCGCTGGCGCTGGAAGGTGCGGCGACCACGGACCGGGCGACGGTGCTGGCCGCCACGCTCCGGGAGCTGGCGACCCGCTACCAGGAGTGGGTGGACGCGGACGGCGATCCGGCGGTGGTTCTGCCCGACTACCAGGAGCTGTCGGCAACGTTCGGCCGGCGCGTCCGGGTCGAGCTGCCGGACGGCCGGTTCCTGGAGGGCACGGCGTCCGGGCTCGACACCGACGGCCGCCTGGTGCTCGACACCGCCGACGGCCCGCGTCCGCTGGCCGCCGGCGACGTCACGCACCTGCGCGTCAGTGAGTGA
- a CDS encoding acyl-CoA carboxylase subunit epsilon: MTDTPAASDDGTAILRVVKGDPSAEELAALVAVVSARAAAPPASADPDRASDWATYWRTRQRPLHPGPGRWRASAHP; this comes from the coding sequence ATGACCGACACCCCCGCAGCTTCCGACGACGGCACTGCGATCCTGCGCGTCGTCAAGGGCGACCCCTCCGCCGAGGAGCTGGCCGCCCTGGTCGCCGTCGTCTCCGCCCGCGCCGCCGCTCCCCCCGCGTCCGCCGACCCGGACCGCGCGAGCGACTGGGCGACGTACTGGCGGACCCGGCAGCGGCCCCTGCACCCTGGTCCGGGCCGCTGGCGCGCCAGCGCTCACCCGTAA
- a CDS encoding Maf family nucleotide pyrophosphatase, giving the protein MSADDGRAVQRPRFVLASASPARLKTLRNAGVEPEVIVSGVDEDNVTADSPGELARLLASLKARAVVATLDDHATVLGCDSVLEIDGVAYGKPGTPEVARERLRMMRGRSGVLHTGHCLFDTNTKHELRELASTTVHFADLTDDEIDAYVATGEPLVVAGSFTVDGFGGPFVTGIEGDYHNVVGISLPLVRRMLAEVGIGWPSLWQPAHFAYDEAEAAGYDESRGGVQRARAAAEAVHGLLDPGLSRVVEIAVGTGIVSAELVALGNLMHGVDLSAAMLRHARHRLPGHVAAADAARLPFADRRCDAVVAVWLLHLLDDSEPVLAEVARVLRPGGTFVTTTEKSDAARYADGRSPKERRSEDALALLVARAAQHGLTLDGATTFEGPPRGGGAAPVYPLVRFRRTRP; this is encoded by the coding sequence GTGAGCGCGGACGACGGCCGGGCGGTGCAGCGGCCACGGTTCGTGCTGGCGTCGGCGTCGCCCGCACGGCTGAAGACGCTGCGCAACGCCGGCGTGGAGCCGGAGGTGATCGTCTCCGGTGTCGACGAGGACAACGTCACCGCGGACAGCCCCGGCGAGCTGGCCCGGCTGCTGGCGTCGCTGAAGGCCCGCGCGGTGGTGGCGACGCTCGACGACCACGCGACGGTGCTCGGTTGCGACTCGGTGCTGGAGATCGACGGCGTCGCGTACGGCAAGCCCGGTACGCCGGAGGTCGCGCGCGAACGGCTGCGGATGATGCGCGGGCGCAGCGGCGTCCTGCACACCGGCCACTGCCTGTTCGACACCAACACCAAGCACGAGCTGCGCGAGCTCGCCTCCACCACGGTTCACTTCGCCGACCTGACCGACGACGAGATCGACGCGTACGTCGCCACCGGCGAACCGCTGGTGGTGGCCGGCTCGTTCACCGTCGACGGCTTCGGCGGCCCGTTCGTGACCGGCATCGAGGGCGACTACCACAACGTCGTCGGCATCTCGCTGCCGCTCGTTCGCCGGATGCTCGCCGAGGTCGGCATCGGCTGGCCGTCGCTGTGGCAGCCCGCGCACTTCGCGTACGACGAGGCGGAGGCGGCCGGCTACGACGAGTCCCGCGGCGGTGTGCAACGAGCCCGCGCTGCGGCCGAAGCGGTGCACGGGTTGCTCGACCCGGGCCTGTCCCGGGTGGTGGAGATTGCCGTCGGCACCGGCATCGTCAGCGCGGAGCTGGTTGCTCTCGGCAACCTGATGCACGGCGTGGACCTGTCGGCGGCGATGCTGCGGCACGCCCGTCACCGGCTGCCCGGTCACGTCGCCGCGGCCGACGCGGCCCGGCTCCCGTTCGCCGACCGCCGGTGCGACGCGGTGGTCGCGGTCTGGCTGCTGCACCTGCTCGACGACAGCGAACCGGTGCTCGCCGAGGTCGCCCGCGTCCTGCGCCCCGGCGGCACCTTCGTCACCACCACCGAGAAGTCCGACGCCGCCCGCTACGCCGACGGCCGCTCCCCGAAGGAACGCCGCTCCGAGGACGCGCTCGCCCTGCTGGTCGCCCGCGCCGCCCAGCACGGCCTCACCCTCGACGGCGCCACCACCTTCGAAGGCCCACCCCGAGGCGGCGGCGCCGCCCCGGTCTACCCGCTGGTCCGCTTCCGCCGTACCCGGCCCTGA